Sequence from the Candidatus Neptunochlamydia vexilliferae genome:
AGCCTCGAAGGGCCCACTCTCATTGTTGCGAAGATCCCTCGAATCGGCGCCCACAGTAGCAGTGATGATCCCAAAAAATATAAAACCGAAGCGCAAACCGAAGCAGATCAAAAAAGAGATCCCCTTCCCCGTTATGAAGGGTGGCTCTTGGAAAAAGAGCTGATCACCCCTGAAGAGATCAGTGCGCTCCGAGAAAAAATCAAAGAAGAGATCGAAACAGCCGCCCTAAAAGGGGAAGAGTTCCCCCTTCAAGAAAAAGAGCGCGCTTTAGATCATGTTTATAAAGAAGTCGATGCCACCTTTATCCAAACTCCCGAAGCGCGCGGTGAAAGTGTTGTCATTATGGACGCCTTAAACCACGCCCTTGACGAAGAGATGGAGCGGGATCCCGGTGTCATTATCTTTGGGCAAGATGTCGCCCGCGGCAAGGGGGGCGTTTTTGGGATTACCCGTGGTCTGACCGCTAAATATGGAGAAGAGCGGTGCTTTAACACCCCTCTAGCAGAGTCGACGATCGTTGCCACCGCCATTGGAATGGCAGTCCATAGCCACTTCAAACCCGTTGCAGAGATCCAGTTTGCCGATTATTTTTGGACCGGGGTAAACCAACTCTTTAACGAACTCTCAAGCTTCCACTACCGCTCGAACGGAGAGTGGCACTGTCCCGTTGTGATCCGGATGCCCACAGGAGGGTATATCCAAGGAGGGCCCTACCACTCCCAAAGTATCGAAGCATTCCTTGCCCACTGCCCAGGACTCAAAGTGGCCTTCCCTAGCAACGCTGCCGATGCCAAAATGCTCCTTAAAAGTGCCATCCGCGACCCAAACCCCGTTATTTTTCTCGAACATAAAGCCCTTTACCGGCAAAGAGTTTTCTCGGCAAACCCCGAGCCCACCCAGGAAGAGACCCTCCCCCTTGGAAAAGCGCGTGTTGTCCGTGAAGGAAAAGATCTTACCCTGATCGCATGGGGGCTCATGGTCCATATGTCTTCCGAGGTCGCCCAAAAACTTGAAGATGAAGGGATCTCGGTCGAAGTGATCGATCTTCGGACCATCGTTCCTCTTGATATCGAGACGATCCTCACCTCTTTAGAGAAAACCAATAAAGCACTCATCCTTCATGAAGCGCCCCTAACCTGCGGCTTTGGAGCGGAGATCGCTGCCCAAATCTCAGAAAAAGGGTTTGAGTTTCTCGATGCGCCGATCCAGCGTCTAGGGGGCAAAAACAGCTGCGTCCCTTACGCCAAACACCTCGAAGATACGATCCTCCCCCAAAAAGAGGATATCGAGGTAGCTGCGCGCACCCTTGCTAAATACTAACGGAGTTTCTCTGGTGGGGGTGAGAAAGTTCTGAGAAGATTTCTCACCTGCGCCGAAAAACTCGGTCCTTTAGGGCCGAGATGAAAGGCGCAAATACTCATTCCATTGGTTTTTGCTGGTTTTCAATATATTGCCTGATTGTTGAGATAGCAGCTCCTCCGCAACTACCAGCAAAATAACTTAGGGACCAAAAGTTATTGCCCTATAATGCCTTTTGAACTGAAGGATACCCTTTTTTTCGAATAAGCCGGAAAAAAACGCCTTTTAAAGAATCTCTAAGTTAGAGATAGCAACCTTTTAAAGATTTCTCTTAGGAGCTGGGCAAAAATAACTCATGCATTTCTGGTGCCATAGCGCTTTAGCTGCGCGGCGCAAATCCGCAGGAAGCTTATTAGCTTTCAAGGAGTTGCAACAAAGCAGAT
This genomic interval carries:
- a CDS encoding alpha-ketoacid dehydrogenase subunit alpha/beta, with protein sequence MQAKAPLQDLLAVSSKAKCLKILEGIYRARFTDEKMQKLVRQNKGGTFHLYTAGHELIGVMSGEALEQGKDWGFPYYRDRAFAIGLGCNLSEIFGAFLAREVPHHSGGRMMPDHFSHKELRIPCQSSVVGSQFLQAVGIAKAARLAGTNEVAYVSGGDGSTSQGDFHEALNYACVHKLGVIFVIQDNGWAISVPVEDQTAGGSIAHMAKGYAGLTVHEIDGCDFEAVDGALSAAVKKGRSLEGPTLIVAKIPRIGAHSSSDDPKKYKTEAQTEADQKRDPLPRYEGWLLEKELITPEEISALREKIKEEIETAALKGEEFPLQEKERALDHVYKEVDATFIQTPEARGESVVIMDALNHALDEEMERDPGVIIFGQDVARGKGGVFGITRGLTAKYGEERCFNTPLAESTIVATAIGMAVHSHFKPVAEIQFADYFWTGVNQLFNELSSFHYRSNGEWHCPVVIRMPTGGYIQGGPYHSQSIEAFLAHCPGLKVAFPSNAADAKMLLKSAIRDPNPVIFLEHKALYRQRVFSANPEPTQEETLPLGKARVVREGKDLTLIAWGLMVHMSSEVAQKLEDEGISVEVIDLRTIVPLDIETILTSLEKTNKALILHEAPLTCGFGAEIAAQISEKGFEFLDAPIQRLGGKNSCVPYAKHLEDTILPQKEDIEVAARTLAKY